In Paracoccus fistulariae, a single window of DNA contains:
- a CDS encoding GAF domain-containing sensor histidine kinase, translated as MNVSADEFDRDVQTVQSIPQIPTILDICRRVSGLRYVAVARVTADRWINCASSDRLNFGGGPGQRLDAKETLCQVVRQKGQMITINDAHRETLFDTLQRSAAYGIRSYISVPILRKDGSFFGTLCASDTEPRDIDSDEVTSTFRMFADMISDQLDIAEELQQGQQALAHARETERLREEFIAVVGHDLRNPLASLSAGLRLMGRQEHGEDSRLLLSEMTRSLDRMSSIVTDLMDFARGRLGSGISAQIEDDADLRQVIETVIAEVEASEGRAVEARIDLPDTVPCDPQRMGQLVSNLLINAFTHGDKDFPVRLSATTERGKLKLAVSNKGEPIAPNALPLLFQPFYRRSNATHHSGLGLGLYIASEIAKSHRGRLKVRSDAEQTEFTMTMPLPRP; from the coding sequence ATGAATGTTTCCGCAGACGAATTCGACCGCGACGTCCAGACCGTTCAGTCGATCCCGCAGATCCCGACGATCCTTGACATCTGCCGACGGGTATCCGGCCTGCGCTATGTTGCCGTAGCGCGTGTCACCGCCGACCGCTGGATCAACTGTGCCTCCTCGGACAGGCTGAATTTCGGCGGCGGTCCGGGGCAGCGGCTAGATGCCAAAGAGACCCTGTGTCAGGTGGTGCGACAGAAGGGTCAGATGATCACGATCAATGACGCCCATCGCGAGACCCTGTTCGACACGCTTCAAAGGTCCGCCGCTTACGGGATCCGCAGCTATATCTCGGTCCCGATCCTGCGCAAGGATGGCAGTTTCTTCGGCACGCTCTGCGCCAGCGATACCGAGCCGCGCGATATCGATAGCGATGAGGTGACCAGCACCTTTCGCATGTTTGCCGATATGATCTCTGATCAGCTTGATATTGCAGAGGAATTGCAGCAGGGGCAGCAGGCATTGGCGCATGCCCGCGAAACCGAACGCCTGCGCGAGGAATTCATTGCCGTGGTCGGCCATGACCTGCGTAATCCGCTGGCCTCGCTGTCTGCGGGATTGCGGCTGATGGGCAGGCAGGAGCATGGCGAGGACAGCCGACTGCTGCTGTCCGAGATGACACGCTCGCTTGATCGCATGTCCTCGATTGTCACCGATCTGATGGATTTCGCGCGCGGGCGGCTGGGGTCCGGGATCAGTGCCCAGATCGAGGATGACGCCGATCTGCGCCAGGTGATCGAGACGGTGATCGCCGAGGTCGAGGCGTCAGAGGGGCGGGCGGTTGAGGCCCGGATCGATCTGCCCGATACCGTGCCTTGCGATCCGCAGCGCATGGGGCAGTTGGTGTCCAACCTGCTGATCAACGCCTTCACCCATGGCGACAAGGATTTCCCGGTTCGGCTCAGCGCCACGACCGAGCGCGGGAAGCTGAAACTGGCCGTCTCCAACAAGGGCGAACCGATTGCCCCCAATGCGCTACCGCTGCTGTTTCAGCCCTTCTACCGGCGCAGCAATGCGACCCACCACAGCGGGTTGGGGCTTGGCCTTTACATCGCCTCGGAAATCGCGAAATCGCATCGCGGGCGGTTGAAGGTGCGTTCGGATGCCGAGCAGACGGAATTCACGATGACAATGCCCCTGCCGCGCCCCTAA
- the mgrA gene encoding L-glyceraldehyde 3-phosphate reductase: MVAEHRYQPASDRYDRMSYRRCGRSGLKLPAISLGLWHNFGEDTPHQTKREICRTAFDLGITHFDLANNYGPPPGSAEEAFGQILRQDFAGYRDQLIVSSKAGYDMWVGPYGEWGSRKYLIASCDQSLKRMGLDYVDIFYSHRFDPDTPLEETMGALDHIVRSGRALYAGISSYNSQRTAEAVAILKDLGTPCLIHQPSYNMLNRWVENDGLLDALDDLGVGSIVFTPLAQGMLTGKYLNGIPDGSRAAQGKSLSQDWLTDEMIRRLNGLNEIAQARGQTLAQMAVAWVLRGGRVTSALIGASRPAQVEDCVGALGNTDFSRDELAQIDHLTADGDVNIWARSSEGAGED; this comes from the coding sequence ATGGTTGCCGAACATCGCTATCAGCCCGCAAGCGATCGCTATGACCGGATGAGCTATCGCCGCTGTGGGCGCTCGGGGCTGAAACTGCCCGCGATCAGCCTGGGGCTGTGGCATAATTTCGGCGAGGATACGCCGCATCAGACCAAGCGCGAGATCTGTCGCACGGCCTTTGATCTGGGCATCACCCATTTCGATCTGGCCAATAACTATGGCCCGCCGCCCGGCAGCGCCGAAGAGGCCTTTGGCCAGATCCTGCGGCAGGATTTCGCGGGCTATCGTGATCAGCTGATCGTCAGCAGCAAGGCGGGCTATGACATGTGGGTCGGCCCCTATGGCGAATGGGGCAGCCGCAAATACCTGATCGCGTCATGCGATCAGTCGCTGAAGCGGATGGGCCTCGATTACGTCGATATCTTCTATTCGCACCGTTTCGATCCCGATACCCCGCTGGAAGAAACCATGGGCGCGCTGGATCATATCGTGCGGTCGGGGCGCGCGCTTTATGCCGGGATCAGCAGCTATAACAGCCAGCGCACGGCCGAGGCGGTGGCGATCCTGAAGGATCTGGGCACGCCCTGCCTGATCCATCAGCCCAGCTATAACATGCTGAACCGATGGGTCGAAAATGACGGGCTGCTGGATGCGCTGGACGATCTGGGCGTGGGCAGCATCGTCTTTACCCCGCTGGCGCAGGGCATGCTGACGGGCAAATATCTGAACGGCATCCCCGATGGCAGCCGCGCGGCGCAGGGCAAGTCGCTGTCGCAGGACTGGCTGACGGATGAGATGATCCGCCGCCTGAACGGGCTGAACGAGATCGCGCAGGCGCGGGGTCAGACCCTTGCGCAGATGGCCGTGGCTTGGGTGCTGCGTGGCGGGCGGGTGACCAGCGCGCTGATCGGCGCCTCTCGTCCCGCGCAGGTCGAGGATTGCGTGGGCGCCCTGGGCAATACCGACTTCAGCCGGGACGAGCTGGCGCAGATCGACCATCTGACCGCCGATGGCGATGTGAATATCTGGGCGCGATCTTCGGAAGGGGCGGGCGAGGACTGA
- the arsC gene encoding arsenate reductase (glutaredoxin) (This arsenate reductase requires both glutathione and glutaredoxin to convert arsenate to arsenite, after which the efflux transporter formed by ArsA and ArsB can extrude the arsenite from the cell, providing resistance.) — MSDFTIWHNPKCSTSRYALKALEEAQVDVTVRDYQKDPPSPAELTEALAQLGIQPRDLLRKRNTPYDELGLGDKSLSDAALIQAMADHPLLIERPAIFGPSGAILARPKETIHDFLTQQS, encoded by the coding sequence ATGTCCGACTTTACCATCTGGCATAATCCGAAATGTTCGACCTCTCGCTATGCGCTGAAGGCGCTGGAAGAGGCGCAGGTGGATGTGACCGTGCGCGACTATCAGAAGGATCCCCCCTCGCCCGCCGAACTGACCGAGGCGCTGGCGCAGCTTGGCATCCAGCCGCGCGATCTGCTGCGCAAGCGGAACACGCCCTATGACGAGCTTGGCCTTGGCGACAAGAGCCTGTCGGATGCGGCGTTGATCCAGGCCATGGCCGATCATCCGCTGCTGATCGAACGCCCCGCCATCTTTGGCCCCAGTGGCGCGATCCTGGCGCGGCCCAAGGAAACCATCCACGATTTCCTGACGCAGCAAAGCTGA
- a CDS encoding Lrp/AsnC family transcriptional regulator yields MAEPDTHTAPIEQTAVRLDEVDRKILSLLQEDATLSLDQIAEQVGASKTPVWNRIRKLREAGVIRRQVTILDPDALGLEACFFVLIRTSEHDKDWAARFLRALRERPEVIEAHRLAGDIDYILKVQVKNARAYDRFYQSLISEVKIHNVTALLSMEEIKATTALPIPDGTR; encoded by the coding sequence ATGGCAGAACCCGATACCCATACAGCGCCGATTGAGCAAACAGCCGTCCGTTTGGATGAGGTGGACCGTAAAATCCTGTCCCTGCTGCAAGAGGACGCGACCCTGTCGCTGGACCAGATTGCAGAGCAGGTCGGCGCCTCCAAGACGCCGGTCTGGAACAGAATCCGCAAGCTGCGAGAGGCCGGGGTGATCCGCAGGCAGGTCACGATCCTTGACCCCGACGCGCTTGGGCTGGAGGCCTGTTTCTTTGTGCTGATCCGCACCAGCGAGCATGACAAGGACTGGGCCGCGCGCTTTCTGCGGGCGCTGCGCGAACGCCCCGAGGTGATCGAGGCGCACCGGCTGGCAGGCGATATCGACTATATCCTGAAGGTTCAGGTGAAAAACGCCCGCGCCTATGACCGCTTCTATCAATCGCTGATTTCCGAGGTGAAGATCCACAATGTCACCGCGCTTCTGTCGATGGAGGAAATCAAGGCCACGACGGCGCTTCCCATCCCCGATGGCACAAGATAG
- a CDS encoding DUF2849 domain-containing protein has protein sequence MSKAFTPSAAKPGVITANDLREGHNVWMCEDGWTADPAQATLFEDEAIAELALLKAIGQSNIVVGPYVVEARRGPEGPEPTHFREAFRQTGPSNYFHGIQAAKQAEASNV, from the coding sequence ATGAGCAAAGCCTTCACCCCAAGCGCCGCAAAGCCCGGCGTCATCACCGCAAACGATTTGCGCGAAGGCCATAACGTCTGGATGTGCGAGGATGGCTGGACCGCCGATCCCGCGCAGGCGACCTTGTTCGAGGATGAGGCGATTGCCGAACTGGCCCTGCTGAAAGCGATTGGTCAGTCCAATATCGTCGTCGGCCCCTATGTGGTCGAGGCCCGGCGCGGGCCCGAGGGTCCCGAACCCACGCATTTCCGCGAGGCGTTCCGCCAGACCGGACCTTCCAACTATTTCCACGGCATCCAAGCCGCAAAGCAAGCCGAGGCCAGCAATGTTTGA
- a CDS encoding nitrite/sulfite reductase, whose translation MFDVRPVDTDYVRHRAAQFRAQVDRRLDGSLTEDEFRPLRLMNGVYLQLHAYMLRVAIPYGTISPDQMRMLAHLARNYDKGYGHWTTRQNIQFNWPKLVDIPDMLDHLASVGMHAIQTSGNTIRNVTTDAFAGAAPDEIADPRPYAELLRSWSTDHAEFQFLPRKFKIAISGGAKDRAIVSAHDIGLRLVEQDGKPGFEVWVGGGLGRTPLLGQVIRDFLPEEDLLPYIEAIIATYNLTGRRDNKYKARIKITVSERGLDVFRDEVEAEFINRRRDFHGADREALKIFRDRFAAPAFRNAPVEGYEQARAANPGFRSWTDTNLHPHKIDGYASVIVTFKAPGATPGDASADQMRLLADLAERYGHADLRVMHDQNVALPHVHKSDLPALYAALREAGLATANAGKTSDIIACPGMDYCTLATARSIPIAQEIAEHFRAAGLEDEIGNLNIRISGCINACGHHHLGHIGILGLDRAGVENYQITLGGDAYDIPAIGQRAGAGFPAEEVVPAIDRLLRAYLDIREDEGERFIDAYRRLGPAPFKAALYPEVAHA comes from the coding sequence ATGTTTGATGTCCGTCCCGTCGATACCGATTACGTACGCCACCGTGCGGCCCAGTTCCGCGCCCAGGTCGATCGTCGCCTGGATGGTAGCCTGACGGAAGATGAGTTTCGCCCGCTGCGCCTGATGAATGGCGTCTACCTGCAGCTGCATGCCTATATGCTGCGGGTGGCGATCCCCTATGGCACGATCAGCCCCGATCAGATGCGCATGCTGGCCCATCTGGCGCGGAATTATGACAAGGGCTACGGCCACTGGACCACCCGCCAGAACATCCAGTTCAACTGGCCCAAGCTGGTGGATATTCCGGATATGCTGGACCATCTGGCCTCGGTCGGGATGCATGCCATCCAGACCTCGGGCAATACGATCCGCAACGTGACCACCGACGCTTTCGCGGGCGCGGCACCCGATGAAATTGCCGATCCGCGCCCCTATGCGGAACTGCTGCGCAGTTGGTCCACCGATCACGCCGAATTCCAGTTCCTGCCGCGCAAGTTCAAGATCGCCATTTCCGGCGGTGCCAAGGATCGCGCCATCGTTTCGGCCCATGATATCGGGCTGCGTCTGGTGGAACAGGATGGCAAGCCGGGCTTCGAGGTCTGGGTTGGCGGCGGTCTGGGCCGGACGCCGCTGCTGGGTCAGGTGATCCGCGATTTCCTGCCCGAAGAGGATCTTCTGCCCTATATCGAGGCGATCATCGCCACCTATAACCTGACCGGCCGCCGCGACAATAAATACAAGGCGCGGATCAAGATCACGGTCAGCGAGCGTGGTCTGGACGTGTTCCGCGATGAGGTCGAGGCCGAATTCATCAACCGCCGCCGCGATTTCCACGGCGCCGACCGCGAGGCGCTGAAGATCTTCCGCGACCGCTTTGCCGCGCCCGCCTTCCGCAATGCGCCGGTCGAGGGCTATGAACAGGCGCGGGCCGCCAACCCGGGTTTCCGCAGCTGGACCGATACCAACCTGCACCCGCACAAGATCGACGGCTATGCCAGCGTGATCGTCACCTTCAAGGCGCCGGGCGCCACACCGGGCGATGCTTCGGCCGATCAGATGCGGCTGCTGGCCGATCTGGCCGAGCGTTACGGCCATGCCGATCTGCGCGTGATGCACGATCAGAACGTGGCGCTGCCGCATGTGCATAAATCCGATCTGCCCGCGCTTTACGCCGCACTGCGCGAGGCCGGGCTGGCCACCGCCAATGCGGGCAAGACCAGCGATATCATCGCCTGCCCGGGCATGGATTACTGCACGCTGGCCACCGCCCGCTCGATCCCGATTGCGCAGGAGATCGCCGAGCATTTCCGGGCCGCGGGTCTGGAAGATGAGATCGGCAACCTGAATATCCGCATCTCGGGCTGCATCAATGCCTGCGGTCACCACCATCTGGGCCATATCGGCATTCTGGGTCTGGATCGCGCCGGCGTGGAAAACTATCAGATCACGCTGGGCGGCGATGCCTATGACATCCCGGCCATTGGCCAGCGTGCTGGCGCAGGCTTCCCGGCCGAAGAGGTCGTGCCCGCCATCGACCGCCTGCTGCGCGCCTATCTGGATATCCGCGAGGATGAGGGCGAGCGCTTTATCGACGCCTATCGCCGTCTTGGCCCCGCGCCCTTCAAGGCCGCGCTTTACCCCGAGGTCGCTCATGCTTGA
- a CDS encoding phosphoadenylyl-sulfate reductase — MLDQSLDDRAGRLNDRYRHHAATEVLRRAVSDPDLGRVALVSSFGAESVVLLHMVSRVAPGLPVLFIDTQMLFPETLEYQREVAAKLGLTNVQLIGATDAEIARHDPDGSLHQVNPDACCDFRKTVPLERALSQYDAWITGRKRFQGGQRKQLEFFEPEPPHRLRVNPLAFWRSEDVQEYMAENNLPRHPLVARGYPSIGCAPCTSPVKPGEDPRSGRWRGSDKTECGIHFIGGRMVRGKVSA, encoded by the coding sequence ATGCTTGATCAGTCCCTGGACGATCGTGCCGGGCGGTTGAATGACCGCTATCGGCACCACGCCGCGACCGAGGTGTTGCGCCGTGCTGTCAGCGACCCGGATCTGGGTCGTGTCGCGCTGGTGTCGTCCTTCGGGGCGGAATCGGTGGTGCTGCTGCATATGGTCAGCCGCGTGGCGCCCGGCCTGCCGGTGCTGTTCATCGACACCCAGATGCTGTTTCCCGAAACGCTGGAATACCAGCGCGAGGTTGCGGCGAAACTGGGCCTGACCAATGTGCAGCTGATCGGCGCGACGGATGCGGAAATCGCCCGCCATGACCCGGATGGCAGCCTGCATCAGGTCAATCCCGACGCCTGCTGCGATTTTCGCAAGACCGTGCCGCTGGAACGCGCGCTGTCGCAATATGACGCCTGGATCACCGGGCGGAAGCGCTTTCAGGGCGGGCAGCGCAAGCAGCTTGAGTTCTTTGAGCCAGAGCCGCCGCACCGTCTGCGTGTCAATCCGCTGGCCTTCTGGCGGTCCGAGGATGTTCAGGAATATATGGCGGAAAACAATCTGCCGCGGCATCCACTGGTCGCCAGGGGCTATCCCTCGATCGGCTGCGCACCCTGCACCTCTCCGGTCAAGCCGGGCGAGGATCCCCGTTCGGGCCGCTGGCGCGGCAGTGACAAGACCGAATGCGGCATTCACTTCATTGGCGGGCGCATGGTCCGCGGAAAGGTTTCGGCATGA
- a CDS encoding DUF934 domain-containing protein, whose protein sequence is MTSQIVARDDGFHEVTEEAGVVLAPDTPVEELADHLNVDLVAVDFPAFTDGRGFSIARRLRELGFKGRLRANGRLIADQYGMARRVGFDEVVVAPDVAERQPQEQWLARADWKEWDHRAQLAD, encoded by the coding sequence ATGACCAGCCAGATCGTCGCCCGCGATGACGGGTTCCACGAGGTGACCGAGGAGGCCGGGGTTGTCCTGGCCCCTGATACCCCGGTCGAAGAGCTGGCAGATCACCTGAATGTCGATCTGGTGGCGGTGGATTTTCCCGCCTTCACCGATGGGCGCGGCTTTTCCATCGCCCGCCGCCTGCGCGAACTGGGCTTCAAGGGCCGGTTGCGCGCCAATGGCCGTCTGATCGCCGATCAATACGGCATGGCCCGCCGCGTGGGCTTTGACGAGGTGGTCGTGGCCCCCGATGTCGCCGAACGCCAGCCGCAGGAACAATGGCTGGCACGTGCCGATTGGAAGGAATGGGATCACCGCGCCCAGCTGGCCGATTAG
- a CDS encoding ferredoxin--NADP reductase: MTLDLTVADAAAKTVTKTLPDAQTVTSVTHWTDSLFSFRVTRPASLRFRSGEFVMIGLPGDNGKPILRAYSIASPNWDDELEFYSIKVPDGPLTSKLQHIKEGDEIILRPKPVGTLVLDALLPGKRLWFLATGTGFAPFASLMRDPETYERYEQVVMMHTCRTAEELTYGRELIENLRHDPLLGELYGEDFANRLLYYPTTTREDSPRMGRITDNMTSGKVFQDLSLPPMSPETDRAMICGSLAFNVDVKSVLEGFGLNEGANSDPKEFVVEKAFVGEGV; the protein is encoded by the coding sequence ATGACTCTGGATCTGACCGTGGCCGATGCCGCTGCAAAAACCGTGACCAAGACGCTTCCCGATGCGCAGACCGTGACCTCGGTGACGCATTGGACCGACAGCCTGTTTTCCTTTCGCGTGACGCGCCCCGCCTCGCTGCGCTTCCGTTCGGGCGAATTCGTTATGATCGGCCTGCCGGGCGACAATGGCAAACCGATCCTGCGCGCCTATTCCATCGCCTCGCCCAATTGGGATGACGAGTTGGAGTTCTATTCGATCAAGGTGCCGGACGGACCGCTGACCTCGAAGCTGCAGCATATCAAGGAAGGCGACGAGATCATCCTGCGGCCCAAGCCCGTCGGCACGCTGGTGCTGGATGCGCTGCTGCCGGGCAAGCGGCTGTGGTTTCTGGCCACCGGAACGGGCTTTGCGCCCTTTGCCAGCCTGATGCGCGACCCCGAGACCTATGAGCGCTATGAGCAGGTCGTGATGATGCATACCTGCCGCACGGCAGAGGAACTGACCTATGGCCGCGAGTTGATCGAGAATCTGCGCCATGACCCGCTGCTGGGCGAGCTTTATGGCGAGGATTTCGCCAACCGCCTGCTGTATTACCCCACCACGACGCGAGAGGATTCGCCGCGGATGGGGCGGATCACCGACAATATGACCTCGGGCAAGGTGTTTCAGGATCTGAGCCTGCCGCCAATGTCGCCCGAGACGGACCGGGCGATGATCTGCGGCAGTCTGGCCTTTAATGTCGATGTCAAATCGGTGCTGGAAGGGTTCGGTCTGAACGAGGGGGCGAATTCGGATCCGAAGGAATTCGTGGTCGAAAAGGCCTTTGTCGGCGAGGGCGTCTGA
- a CDS encoding acyl-CoA dehydrogenase, whose protein sequence is MAGTLKAKDAPDLGRFDWEDPFRLDEQLSEEERMLRDAARAYAQDKLQSRVIDAFRDEETDPAIFREMGEMGLLGVTVPEEYGGLGASYVAYGLVAREVERVDSGYRSMMSVQSSLVMYPIYAYGSEEQRRKYLPKLASGEWIGCFGLTEPDAGSDPAGMKTTARKTDTGYVLNGSKMWISNSPIADVFVVWAKSDAHGGKIRGFVLDKGTKGLSAPKIGGKLSLRASITGEIVMENVEVGEDALLPNVEGLKGPFGCLNRARYGISWGVMGAAEFCLNAARQYGLDRQQFGKPLAQTQLHQLKMANMLTEIALGLQGSLRVGRLMDEAQAAPEMISIIKRNNCGKALEIARWARDMHGGNGISEEYQVIRHMMNLETVNTYEGTHDVHALILGRAITGLQAFF, encoded by the coding sequence ATGGCTGGTACATTGAAGGCAAAAGACGCACCCGATCTGGGACGCTTCGACTGGGAAGACCCTTTCCGGCTCGACGAACAGCTCAGCGAAGAGGAACGCATGCTGCGCGACGCCGCCCGCGCCTATGCGCAGGACAAGCTGCAATCCCGCGTCATCGACGCCTTCCGCGATGAGGAAACCGATCCCGCCATCTTCCGCGAAATGGGCGAGATGGGGCTTCTGGGCGTCACCGTCCCCGAAGAATATGGCGGCCTGGGCGCCTCTTACGTGGCCTACGGCCTCGTCGCCCGAGAGGTCGAGCGTGTGGACAGCGGCTATCGCAGCATGATGTCGGTGCAAAGCTCGCTGGTGATGTATCCGATCTACGCCTATGGGTCCGAGGAACAGCGCCGCAAATACCTGCCCAAACTGGCCTCGGGCGAATGGATCGGCTGTTTCGGCCTGACCGAACCCGATGCAGGCTCGGATCCGGCCGGCATGAAAACCACGGCCCGCAAGACCGATACCGGCTATGTGCTGAACGGCTCGAAAATGTGGATCTCGAATTCACCCATTGCAGATGTCTTCGTGGTCTGGGCGAAATCCGATGCCCATGGCGGCAAGATCCGCGGCTTCGTGCTGGACAAGGGCACCAAAGGCCTCTCCGCCCCCAAGATCGGCGGCAAGCTGTCCCTGCGCGCCTCGATCACCGGCGAGATCGTCATGGAGAATGTCGAAGTCGGCGAAGATGCCCTGCTGCCCAATGTCGAAGGCCTGAAAGGCCCCTTCGGCTGCCTCAATCGCGCCCGCTATGGCATCAGCTGGGGTGTCATGGGCGCGGCCGAGTTCTGCCTCAACGCCGCCCGCCAATACGGGCTCGACCGCCAGCAATTCGGCAAACCTCTGGCCCAGACGCAGCTGCATCAGCTGAAAATGGCCAATATGCTGACCGAAATCGCGCTCGGCCTGCAGGGCAGCCTGCGCGTCGGCCGCCTGATGGACGAGGCGCAGGCTGCCCCGGAAATGATCTCGATAATCAAGCGCAACAATTGCGGCAAGGCGCTGGAGATCGCCCGCTGGGCCCGCGACATGCATGGCGGCAACGGCATTTCCGAAGAATATCAGGTCATCCGCCACATGATGAACCTGGAAACCGTCAATACCTATGAAGGCACCCACGACGTCCACGCCCTGATCCTGGGTCGCGCCATCACCGGGCTGCAGGCCTTCTTCTGA